A genomic stretch from Halogranum gelatinilyticum includes:
- a CDS encoding pyridoxamine 5'-phosphate oxidase family protein, with the protein MDTPGVEMTEAEIGAFLERQGHGVLSFGGETPYGLPVSFGYDVFENRCILQLVFTKGSRKQSHLNDSNAVHLTVYEWDGIDDWTSVLVDGHLSPIESSPDVVDAAEIFAEFATMVGFSVFDQTADELEPQWYELTIDEMSGRTAPALEVADETA; encoded by the coding sequence ATGGACACTCCCGGCGTCGAAATGACCGAGGCAGAGATTGGTGCGTTCCTGGAACGGCAGGGCCACGGCGTCCTGTCGTTCGGCGGCGAGACACCCTATGGACTTCCAGTCTCGTTCGGGTACGACGTCTTCGAGAACCGCTGTATCCTGCAGTTGGTCTTCACAAAAGGGAGCAGAAAGCAGTCACACCTCAACGACTCAAATGCCGTCCACCTCACCGTCTACGAGTGGGACGGAATCGACGACTGGACGAGTGTCCTCGTCGATGGCCACCTCTCCCCAATCGAGAGCTCACCCGACGTGGTCGACGCCGCCGAGATCTTCGCGGAGTTCGCGACGATGGTCGGCTTCAGCGTCTTCGACCAAACAGCAGACGAACTCGAACCACAGTGGTACGAACTCACGATCGACGAGATGAGTGGTCGGACAGCACCAGCACTCGAGGTCGCCGACGAGACCGCCTGA
- a CDS encoding sugar transferase codes for MVSGVLYRLLSAGGVVVLTALSVFVSNLTTVQNLTTSAIPIFNRLTSTVLSGPNLWLAALVSTAVVLASLAPMFKPRPRRLLDTALLVQQRVVVAGFALAAIGYFDYTYRLPRSTLILSMGLLLLVLPLWFVAIRRAPNAADERAVIIGDDYSQIEDILQETDANILGYVSPPSPYDVDEQVGEARVLSTDGGTGVDVESVPHLGGLSRLDDLLVRYDVDTAYLALRLSDRAEFFGALKVCSDHGVRAKAHRNHVDSVLFDSDENTTIVDVDLTPWDWQEYAVKRLFDVAFAGTALFVLSPVIVLISVAIKATSPGPIFYSQKRTAEFGGDFEVYKFRSMIPDAEAETGAKLSEEDAGGVDPRVTSVGRVLRKTHLDEIPQLWSILVGDMSVVGPRPERPELDADIQEEVSEWQKRWFVKPGLTGLAQINDASSTRPEEKIRYDLAYIRQQSFWFDVKIVIRQLWGVGVDVVELVRDGSDD; via the coding sequence GTGGTCTCTGGAGTTCTCTACCGGCTTCTCAGCGCGGGCGGCGTAGTGGTATTGACCGCGCTCTCCGTCTTCGTCAGTAACCTCACAACGGTACAGAACCTCACGACGTCGGCCATTCCTATTTTTAACCGGCTGACTTCCACAGTGCTATCCGGCCCGAACCTGTGGCTCGCCGCACTCGTTTCGACCGCGGTCGTCCTCGCCTCGCTGGCCCCGATGTTCAAACCTCGGCCACGTCGGCTCTTGGACACTGCACTCCTCGTCCAGCAGCGTGTCGTCGTCGCCGGGTTCGCGCTCGCAGCCATCGGCTACTTCGACTACACGTACCGGCTTCCCCGGTCGACGCTCATCTTGAGTATGGGTCTGCTCCTTCTCGTCCTTCCGCTGTGGTTCGTTGCGATCAGGCGTGCCCCGAACGCGGCCGACGAGCGAGCGGTCATCATCGGCGACGACTACTCACAGATCGAGGACATTCTGCAGGAGACCGACGCGAACATCTTGGGCTACGTCTCTCCGCCGAGTCCGTACGACGTCGACGAACAGGTCGGTGAAGCCCGCGTTCTCTCGACCGACGGTGGCACCGGCGTCGACGTCGAGTCCGTACCGCATCTTGGCGGACTGTCGAGACTCGACGACCTGCTGGTCAGATACGACGTCGACACTGCGTATCTCGCGCTCCGGCTCTCCGACCGGGCGGAGTTCTTCGGCGCGCTCAAAGTCTGCTCCGACCACGGTGTCCGTGCGAAGGCACACCGCAACCACGTCGACAGCGTGCTCTTCGACAGCGACGAGAACACGACCATCGTCGACGTCGACCTCACGCCGTGGGACTGGCAGGAGTACGCCGTCAAACGGCTCTTCGACGTCGCTTTCGCGGGAACCGCACTGTTCGTCCTCTCGCCCGTCATCGTCCTCATCTCGGTCGCCATCAAGGCGACCAGCCCCGGTCCGATCTTCTACAGCCAGAAGCGGACCGCCGAGTTCGGGGGCGACTTCGAGGTCTACAAGTTCCGGAGTATGATCCCCGACGCAGAGGCGGAAACTGGGGCGAAACTCAGCGAAGAGGACGCTGGCGGCGTCGACCCCCGCGTCACCAGTGTCGGCCGCGTCCTTCGGAAGACACATCTGGACGAGATTCCGCAGCTGTGGTCGATTCTCGTGGGGGACATGAGCGTCGTCGGACCCCGACCCGAACGCCCCGAGTTGGACGCGGACATCCAAGAGGAGGTCTCGGAGTGGCAAAAGCGGTGGTTCGTCAAACCCGGTCTCACGGGACTGGCACAGATCAACGACGCATCGAGCACGCGACCCGAAGAGAAGATCCGCTACGACCTCGCGTACATCCGCCAGCAGTCCTTCTGGTTCGACGTCAAGATCGTCATCCGCCAACTGTGGGGCGTCGGCGTCGACGTGGTCGAGCTCGTCCGAGACGGTAGCGACGACTAA
- a CDS encoding STT3 domain-containing protein: protein MTDVREATTSLLESHPSMESALRELLELDDDGPWTFQETSLDSGTFGEIVSSGIVEKHDSDYRIADRDAVRAVLNGESTSTGSPDADFGLGNRVKQAWAGVDRNALLLLCGALVLVAALRMVSFPAVFRDGDVVLLGNDPYHYRYWVEQAAAVAGTFDFAGLAELPRRVELGEPLLVATLWFVSSVFGGGTAVTDVVVAVYPVVAAVVVAVCVYRVATSVTDDRRVGLAAVLMLALIPAHAYRSGLGFADHHAFDYLWLALTAVALVELVSDSGRPWPYSALLGVGVAGQILAWDNGPLLVVPIALVVALHGAALVARGTSPLGRLLPIVAGLGLASVLTWGAHTTLGWHTTVVASVPLLLTLGALVVAVLGEAAHRFDVPLAALLGTEAVGAVALAVALPAVFPEFAQGVNRGIDTLFATRNIAETTSIVGEEMGSIFGPLLLFGFVFLLGLPYLGWATLRAARQRDSRWMTLSAYGWWFFALTLVQLRFSGEFSVFLAMFAGVGFLHVAAAVGLADPVELFSDDADSSGRPSHPSDDRDGELALPSRREALTSLSFVGFVGSLSLVQIPVKFSQLTISRDEYRAAVWMRDYAEERDWSYPENYVFSQWGKNRMYNWFVNGEADSYGYAQRRFTSFLEAENPEEWYNRLNGRAGFVVTDVDASDGTIATQLSNYGSETEEAEALSHYRLVHRNDSLLIFTLVAGARLVGESEQGAVTASTEVDVEGETFDYENTVQVASDGTFSVTVPYPGEYHIGDETYVVESEAVVEGSQIRQQR, encoded by the coding sequence ATGACGGACGTCCGTGAGGCGACGACCTCACTCCTCGAATCCCATCCCTCCATGGAGTCGGCACTTCGAGAGCTCCTCGAACTCGACGACGACGGGCCCTGGACGTTTCAGGAGACGAGCCTCGACTCGGGAACGTTCGGCGAGATCGTCTCGTCGGGGATCGTCGAGAAGCACGACAGCGACTATCGCATCGCGGACCGGGATGCAGTTCGGGCGGTGCTGAACGGTGAGTCGACGAGCACCGGATCGCCGGACGCCGATTTCGGACTCGGTAATCGGGTCAAACAAGCCTGGGCTGGAGTCGACCGGAACGCCCTGCTGCTCCTCTGCGGGGCGCTAGTGCTCGTCGCAGCCTTACGCATGGTCTCGTTTCCCGCCGTGTTCCGCGACGGGGATGTCGTCCTCCTCGGGAACGACCCATACCACTACCGGTACTGGGTCGAGCAGGCCGCCGCCGTCGCGGGAACGTTCGACTTCGCCGGGCTTGCGGAGTTACCGAGACGGGTCGAACTGGGCGAGCCGTTACTCGTGGCGACGTTGTGGTTCGTCAGCTCGGTGTTCGGCGGGGGGACAGCCGTCACCGACGTCGTCGTCGCGGTGTATCCGGTCGTCGCCGCCGTCGTCGTTGCGGTGTGCGTCTACCGAGTGGCGACGTCGGTAACGGACGACCGGCGCGTGGGGCTCGCAGCCGTCCTGATGCTCGCACTAATCCCGGCGCACGCCTACCGGAGCGGACTCGGATTTGCCGACCACCACGCCTTCGACTATCTGTGGCTCGCGCTGACCGCGGTGGCACTCGTCGAGTTGGTCTCGGACTCCGGGCGGCCGTGGCCCTACTCGGCACTCCTCGGCGTCGGCGTCGCGGGACAGATACTCGCGTGGGACAACGGGCCGCTGCTCGTCGTCCCCATCGCGCTCGTCGTCGCCCTCCACGGAGCGGCCCTGGTGGCCCGCGGAACGTCGCCGCTCGGTCGGCTCCTCCCGATCGTCGCTGGACTCGGTCTCGCGTCCGTGCTCACCTGGGGGGCGCACACGACGCTCGGCTGGCACACGACCGTGGTCGCGTCCGTCCCCCTCCTCTTGACACTCGGAGCACTCGTGGTGGCGGTACTCGGCGAGGCGGCTCACCGATTCGATGTACCGTTGGCGGCACTCCTCGGGACGGAAGCGGTCGGCGCGGTCGCACTGGCAGTGGCACTCCCGGCGGTCTTTCCGGAGTTCGCACAGGGAGTGAACCGCGGAATCGACACGCTGTTCGCGACTCGGAACATCGCCGAGACGACGTCGATCGTCGGCGAGGAGATGGGGTCGATCTTCGGCCCGCTATTGCTGTTCGGCTTCGTCTTCCTCCTCGGACTCCCATATCTTGGGTGGGCGACGCTCCGTGCAGCCCGTCAGCGCGACAGCCGGTGGATGACACTGTCGGCGTACGGCTGGTGGTTCTTCGCGCTCACGCTCGTCCAACTCCGGTTCTCCGGCGAGTTCTCCGTCTTCCTCGCGATGTTTGCCGGGGTCGGGTTCCTCCACGTCGCAGCCGCCGTCGGTCTCGCCGACCCCGTCGAACTGTTCTCGGACGACGCCGACAGTTCGGGGCGGCCGTCGCATCCGAGTGACGACCGCGACGGAGAGCTCGCGCTACCGTCACGCCGTGAGGCACTTACCTCCCTCAGCTTCGTCGGCTTCGTCGGCAGCCTCAGCCTTGTCCAGATTCCGGTGAAGTTCAGCCAGTTGACCATCAGCCGTGACGAGTATCGGGCGGCGGTGTGGATGCGTGACTACGCCGAGGAACGAGACTGGTCGTATCCCGAGAACTACGTCTTCAGCCAGTGGGGCAAAAACAGGATGTACAACTGGTTCGTGAACGGGGAAGCAGATTCGTATGGGTACGCACAACGACGGTTCACGAGCTTCCTCGAAGCCGAGAACCCTGAAGAGTGGTACAACCGGCTCAACGGCCGGGCCGGGTTCGTCGTCACGGACGTCGACGCGTCGGACGGCACTATCGCGACTCAGCTATCGAACTACGGGAGCGAGACGGAAGAGGCGGAAGCCCTCTCGCACTACCGGCTGGTGCATCGAAACGACTCGCTGCTCATCTTCACGCTCGTCGCTGGCGCGAGGCTCGTCGGCGAGAGCGAACAAGGAGCGGTGACTGCCTCGACCGAAGTGGACGTCGAGGGCGAGACGTTCGACTACGAGAACACCGTTCAGGTCGCTTCCGACGGGACGTTCTCCGTGACGGTTCCGTACCCTGGTGAGTATCATATCGGAGACGAGACGTACGTCGTCGAATCGGAGGCTGTCGTCGAGGGGTCGCAGATACGTCAGCAGAGATAA
- the aglF gene encoding UTP--glucose-1-phosphate uridylyltransferase AglF, protein MKAVVLAAGEGTRLRPLTEDKPKGMVEVDGKPILTHCFDQLAELGANEFVVVVGYRKQDIISHYGDEYRGIPITYAHQREQSGLAHALLTVEEHIDDDFMLILGDNIFDANLDDVVKRQKEDRADAAFLVEEVPYEEASRYGVCDTNDYGEITDVVEKPEDPPSNLVMTGFYTFSPAIFHACHLVQPSNRGEYEISEAIDLLIRSGRTIDAIRMNGWRVDVGYPEDRDKAERLLRGGEPEASAN, encoded by the coding sequence ATGAAAGCCGTCGTGCTCGCAGCAGGAGAGGGAACCCGGCTCCGACCGCTGACAGAAGACAAACCGAAAGGGATGGTCGAAGTCGACGGAAAGCCGATTCTCACGCACTGCTTCGACCAGTTGGCGGAGTTAGGTGCCAACGAGTTCGTCGTCGTCGTCGGCTACCGCAAGCAGGACATCATCAGCCACTACGGCGACGAGTATCGAGGTATCCCCATCACCTACGCCCACCAGCGAGAGCAGAGCGGACTGGCACACGCGCTCCTCACCGTCGAAGAACACATCGACGACGACTTCATGCTGATCCTCGGCGACAACATCTTCGATGCGAACCTCGACGACGTCGTGAAGCGGCAGAAAGAGGACCGTGCGGACGCCGCCTTCTTGGTCGAGGAAGTTCCGTACGAGGAGGCGAGCCGGTACGGGGTGTGTGACACGAACGACTACGGTGAAATTACCGACGTCGTCGAGAAACCTGAAGACCCGCCGTCGAACCTCGTGATGACCGGCTTCTACACGTTTTCTCCGGCGATCTTCCACGCCTGCCATCTCGTCCAGCCGTCGAACCGTGGAGAGTACGAGATCAGTGAGGCAATCGACCTGCTGATTCGAAGCGGCCGAACCATCGACGCGATCCGGATGAATGGGTGGCGGGTCGACGTGGGATACCCCGAGGACAGGGACAAAGCTGAGCGACTGCTACGAGGCGGGGAACCAGAAGCGTCGGCGAACTGA
- a CDS encoding GDP-mannose 4,6-dehydratase, with the protein MQILVTGGAGFIGGHLAARFAEDGHDVIVLDNFEPYYDLGIKQRNVEQGRLAAEESSGTYTLVRGDIRDEEVVSEAVADADVVFHQAAQAGVRTSVEQPQKVNEINVDGTLNVLEAARDSETERVVVASSSSVYGKPESLPYDEEHPTTPVSPYGGSKLAEEQYTRIYNEVYGLPTVALRYFTVYGPRMRPNMAISNFVSRCLNDEPPVIYGDGTQTRDFTYIDDVIRANETLLDTAAADGEVLNVGSTDNIAIKTLAEEIRDQLAPNLELQYDERHDADAEHTHADISKANELIGYEPTTTIREGVERFTDWYRENRDWYEPLVRNS; encoded by the coding sequence ATGCAGATACTCGTCACTGGTGGGGCAGGGTTCATCGGTGGACACCTCGCAGCGCGGTTTGCGGAGGATGGACACGATGTCATCGTCCTGGATAACTTCGAACCGTACTACGATCTCGGGATTAAACAGCGGAACGTCGAACAAGGGCGGCTTGCCGCCGAAGAGAGCAGCGGGACGTACACGCTCGTCCGCGGGGATATCCGTGACGAAGAAGTAGTCTCGGAGGCTGTCGCCGACGCCGACGTCGTCTTCCACCAAGCCGCCCAGGCTGGTGTTCGGACGAGCGTCGAACAACCACAGAAGGTAAACGAGATCAACGTCGATGGGACGTTGAACGTTCTCGAGGCTGCGCGTGACTCGGAGACAGAACGTGTCGTGGTGGCGAGTTCCTCGTCAGTGTACGGAAAGCCCGAGTCTCTTCCGTACGACGAAGAACATCCGACAACGCCAGTCAGCCCGTATGGAGGGTCGAAACTCGCAGAGGAACAGTACACGCGCATCTACAACGAGGTGTACGGATTACCGACTGTCGCACTTCGGTACTTCACCGTCTACGGGCCGCGGATGCGACCGAACATGGCGATCAGCAACTTCGTTTCACGATGCCTGAACGACGAGCCCCCGGTTATCTACGGGGATGGTACACAGACACGGGACTTCACGTACATCGACGACGTGATTCGCGCGAACGAGACACTCCTCGACACCGCTGCTGCTGACGGTGAAGTATTGAACGTCGGAAGTACGGACAACATCGCTATCAAGACGCTCGCAGAGGAGATTCGAGACCAGCTCGCGCCGAACTTAGAGCTGCAGTACGACGAGCGTCACGACGCCGACGCCGAACACACTCACGCGGATATTTCGAAAGCGAATGAACTCATCGGATACGAGCCGACCACGACGATTCGAGAGGGCGTCGAACGCTTCACGGACTGGTACCGAGAGAACCGCGACTGGTACGAGCCGCTGGTGCGGAACTCCTGA
- a CDS encoding glycosyltransferase family 4 protein, protein MKILRVAQNLYPEVPGGGTYHVHAMSRDQAAMGHDVTVLTVTDDDSLPRREERDGYTVIRRSPTVELLGNEISAGVAKDLAFARDYDVIHAHSHLYFSTNLAALKRRLGNIPLAITNHGLYSQTAPEWVFDAYLKTVGRWTFDSADVIFCYTEEDKGRIREFGVEADIEVVANGIDQTRFTPEGPQSELVDSDGPVVLFVGRLVEGKRPGDAVKAFAGVREEHPDAELYLCGDGPLREELEQLVRERGLSESVTFLGHVDYDEMPAIYRSADVLVLPSRAEGLPRTVLEAFASGTPVVASDLEQVAPIVEEAGETVRIGDVKTYIREISSLISENNRRKQLGLNGRELIDERYRWEDTVTATTQKISKFPIE, encoded by the coding sequence ATGAAGATTCTTCGCGTCGCACAGAACCTCTATCCGGAGGTCCCCGGCGGTGGGACGTACCACGTCCACGCGATGAGTCGCGACCAGGCGGCGATGGGCCACGACGTGACTGTCCTGACGGTCACCGACGATGACTCACTCCCACGACGAGAGGAACGTGACGGCTACACCGTGATTCGTCGGTCCCCGACGGTGGAGTTACTGGGTAACGAGATCTCGGCTGGCGTTGCCAAAGACCTAGCCTTCGCCCGTGACTACGACGTGATTCACGCACACTCTCATCTCTACTTCTCGACGAATTTGGCGGCGTTGAAGCGGCGACTGGGGAACATTCCACTGGCGATTACGAACCACGGACTCTACTCACAGACGGCTCCGGAGTGGGTGTTTGATGCGTATCTGAAGACGGTCGGTCGGTGGACGTTCGACAGTGCGGACGTCATCTTCTGTTACACCGAAGAAGACAAAGGTAGGATTCGAGAGTTCGGTGTCGAGGCCGATATCGAAGTCGTCGCGAATGGTATCGACCAGACGCGGTTCACGCCGGAGGGGCCGCAGAGCGAGTTGGTCGATAGCGATGGGCCGGTCGTGCTGTTCGTCGGCCGACTCGTCGAAGGGAAGCGTCCGGGAGATGCAGTCAAGGCGTTCGCGGGCGTTCGCGAGGAACATCCGGACGCAGAACTGTATCTGTGCGGGGACGGGCCGCTCCGTGAGGAGTTAGAACAGTTGGTTCGGGAAAGAGGGCTATCGGAGTCGGTGACGTTCCTCGGACACGTCGACTACGACGAGATGCCAGCCATCTATCGGTCGGCGGACGTACTCGTGTTACCGAGTCGTGCGGAAGGACTGCCACGGACGGTGTTGGAGGCATTCGCTTCGGGGACGCCCGTAGTTGCGAGTGACCTGGAGCAGGTTGCGCCGATTGTCGAGGAAGCAGGAGAGACTGTTAGAATTGGGGATGTGAAGACATATATACGGGAGATTTCTTCACTAATCAGCGAGAACAATCGGAGGAAACAACTTGGCCTGAATGGACGTGAACTCATTGATGAAAGGTATAGGTGGGAAGATACAGTGACTGCAACAACACAAAAGATTTCCAAATTTCCAATTGAATAA
- a CDS encoding glycosyltransferase: MTETTDVAILLSGADEGSTPLEAASLIDNPSVSVDIFAWGNASEHTLGVEVESLEAKSKIDLRAYLKLFRILADRDYDVLHVHPIAIGSVATLLARKVDIPVVATQHNTHAEYSSIKNLVNGISNALSDTIVSNSYATKRSFKTWEQLLLLASGTEHQVIHYGADIRNIREQVSIRRSVDLPNGVVIGTGGRLVPQKNLKRLIRAVGSLSENYPELHLAITGDGPSRSTLEREVRERGLTDSVTFLGWLPERADVYAFYEAIDIFAFPSLYEGFGVANAEAMATGTPSIVSDIDVLREVSGDACIRVDPQSVDSIRKGIELLLDEDCRKEIGRSAQKRIECMYDMYASAQRYADLYREISR; encoded by the coding sequence ATGACTGAAACCACGGATGTAGCTATACTTTTGAGCGGGGCTGACGAGGGCTCTACACCACTTGAAGCCGCAAGCCTCATTGACAACCCCTCAGTCTCAGTGGATATATTTGCGTGGGGAAACGCTTCTGAACATACACTTGGTGTCGAGGTTGAGAGTCTGGAAGCGAAATCAAAGATTGATTTACGCGCCTATCTGAAGCTCTTTCGAATACTTGCAGATCGCGATTATGATGTTTTGCACGTTCATCCAATTGCCATTGGCTCGGTGGCAACACTACTCGCCAGAAAAGTGGATATACCTGTCGTCGCTACTCAACACAATACTCACGCTGAGTATAGCTCAATTAAGAACTTGGTGAACGGAATATCAAACGCACTCTCCGATACGATAGTTAGCAACTCGTACGCTACTAAGCGTAGTTTCAAAACCTGGGAACAACTACTCCTTCTCGCTTCGGGAACCGAACACCAAGTGATTCATTACGGAGCAGACATCCGAAATATCAGGGAGCAAGTCAGTATACGTCGTTCGGTTGACCTCCCTAATGGCGTAGTTATCGGTACTGGTGGGCGTTTGGTACCCCAAAAGAATCTAAAACGGCTGATTCGTGCTGTGGGTTCTCTATCTGAAAATTATCCAGAATTACACCTTGCAATTACGGGTGATGGCCCTTCTAGATCTACACTCGAGCGGGAAGTTCGCGAACGTGGATTGACGGACTCTGTCACATTTCTGGGGTGGTTACCCGAGCGTGCTGACGTGTACGCATTTTACGAAGCAATCGATATTTTTGCGTTTCCGTCGCTATATGAGGGCTTTGGAGTTGCTAATGCCGAAGCGATGGCAACAGGAACTCCCAGTATCGTGAGTGATATTGATGTACTTCGCGAAGTTTCGGGAGATGCATGTATACGAGTTGATCCGCAAAGTGTCGACAGCATCCGCAAAGGTATTGAGTTACTACTTGACGAAGATTGTCGAAAAGAGATTGGACGGAGTGCACAAAAACGAATTGAGTGTATGTACGATATGTACGCATCTGCGCAACGCTATGCTGATCTCTACCGGGAAATATCTAGGTAG
- a CDS encoding class I SAM-dependent methyltransferase yields the protein MSDLRNLLQFLNPSDARRALENPSKALRVVKNSLNATPNKEQLDSQRAASERRRELARLFNCEESKIDSYYSEIMRSPIPNRLAEVENEFANKSYSPGGMDFNGETAYIISRLLDPSTVLEVGVANGMSTFYLLTALDQTSVDNSVVYGIDRPQFENQIRERRGKIALKNAGGYIPDEKEVGWIAPKSLRMRHNYQIQIGDFTKILEPVLEEIDGLDFGIYDASKDPSEMRYAYNKIIDSLVPGGVLLSDDILHTDVFQEVSATREGKYATFYNCGIFRKQN from the coding sequence ATGTCTGATCTCCGAAACCTGCTTCAGTTCCTCAATCCAAGTGACGCACGGCGTGCTCTTGAAAATCCAAGTAAGGCACTTCGTGTGGTTAAAAATTCGTTGAATGCCACTCCTAATAAGGAGCAACTGGATAGCCAACGCGCAGCCTCTGAAAGACGTCGCGAACTGGCGCGACTCTTCAATTGCGAAGAGTCAAAAATCGATTCGTACTACTCTGAGATAATGAGAAGTCCGATTCCTAATAGATTAGCGGAGGTGGAGAACGAATTTGCTAATAAGTCATATAGCCCTGGTGGAATGGATTTCAATGGTGAAACCGCTTACATAATCTCACGACTACTAGATCCGTCAACTGTGTTGGAAGTTGGTGTCGCAAATGGTATGTCTACTTTCTACTTGTTGACCGCATTAGACCAAACTTCAGTAGACAATTCTGTGGTATATGGTATTGACCGACCTCAGTTTGAGAACCAGATTCGTGAACGTCGGGGAAAAATTGCCCTTAAGAATGCGGGTGGCTACATTCCCGATGAGAAAGAAGTCGGTTGGATTGCACCCAAGAGCCTTCGAATGCGACACAATTACCAGATACAAATTGGAGACTTCACAAAGATACTGGAGCCAGTGCTTGAAGAGATCGATGGACTTGATTTTGGGATTTATGATGCAAGTAAAGACCCTAGTGAAATGAGATACGCATACAACAAGATCATCGATTCTTTGGTACCTGGCGGTGTTTTATTATCAGATGATATATTACACACCGATGTTTTCCAAGAAGTTTCAGCCACAAGAGAAGGGAAATACGCAACATTCTACAACTGCGGAATTTTCCGGAAACAGAACTGA
- a CDS encoding lipopolysaccharide biosynthesis protein, with amino-acid sequence MAKDTSSLSLGRETVIGMVGRVLLLISGFIEVLVLTRFLNPSTVGSFYVLLSAAEILCQVIDGTGVAIRKRVSEIGSSSSEYLGAGILFAITYSLLLGAIVGLVYWCTSGPLFGLTVSDSFGVIVTTLTLGLFSIAFDTYTGTGNPGAATIANAGRSLIRLLAVVGILSLTTMVPMLIWAVACANFLAFLLILFLLDIHPTLPSRETAYRTLSFARYSVPNKFLQRLYSRADILLLSALAGNAAAGFYEAALRLTIPSVTAAVVLARTLSVKTSGLASRAKEGVERELQQGTRFAGLFGFPLLAGSIVLGQDLLAVLYTPEYVRAWPALVGLALFQLIYTYRLQYTNVVDGLNQPEINFRVNVGIVIIFLPTATALTLTHGLIGILVATVSTEILRLGAYVYILRKDLGFPFEPMIVMQIISAAIMFLFLPFLSLQLVYGKLYNTTILILFGGLIYFSLLLILDSEIRFKMKKLIQEHR; translated from the coding sequence ATGGCAAAGGATACTAGCTCTCTCAGCCTTGGTCGAGAGACTGTAATCGGTATGGTGGGGCGAGTGTTGTTGCTGATAAGTGGGTTCATTGAAGTCCTTGTACTTACTAGATTCCTCAACCCATCAACAGTTGGTTCGTTCTACGTACTTCTCTCTGCTGCAGAGATTCTATGCCAAGTCATTGACGGTACTGGTGTAGCAATCCGAAAACGGGTCAGTGAGATTGGTTCCTCTTCAAGTGAATATCTTGGTGCGGGCATTTTATTCGCAATCACTTACTCGCTCTTACTTGGTGCCATAGTCGGACTAGTTTACTGGTGTACGAGTGGTCCTCTGTTCGGACTCACAGTTTCCGATAGCTTCGGTGTTATTGTGACTACTCTAACGCTCGGACTGTTCTCAATAGCTTTCGACACTTATACTGGAACTGGTAACCCGGGTGCCGCTACAATAGCAAATGCGGGCCGATCTCTTATTCGTCTACTTGCAGTAGTTGGTATTCTATCTTTAACAACTATGGTTCCAATGCTGATTTGGGCTGTTGCGTGTGCAAACTTCCTTGCCTTTCTGCTTATTTTGTTCCTTCTCGATATTCACCCCACGCTGCCTTCTAGAGAAACTGCCTACAGAACCCTCTCTTTCGCTCGATATAGTGTCCCAAACAAGTTTTTGCAGCGATTGTACTCTAGAGCGGACATATTATTGTTGAGTGCCCTTGCTGGTAATGCAGCGGCTGGATTCTACGAGGCTGCACTTCGTTTGACCATCCCCTCTGTAACTGCGGCTGTAGTCTTAGCACGAACTCTTAGTGTCAAAACTAGTGGTCTTGCGTCGCGAGCCAAGGAGGGAGTTGAGCGGGAGCTTCAACAAGGTACCCGATTTGCTGGCTTATTTGGGTTTCCACTGCTAGCAGGCTCGATAGTGCTCGGCCAAGACCTTCTCGCGGTTCTCTATACTCCTGAGTATGTTCGCGCTTGGCCTGCATTGGTTGGGTTGGCACTGTTTCAACTAATATATACTTATAGACTTCAATACACGAACGTTGTTGACGGTCTTAATCAACCAGAAATTAACTTTCGAGTGAATGTGGGTATTGTGATAATATTTTTACCTACAGCAACTGCACTTACTTTGACACACGGACTTATTGGTATTCTAGTTGCTACGGTATCCACTGAAATTTTACGACTTGGGGCTTATGTCTATATCCTAAGAAAAGATCTGGGATTCCCGTTTGAGCCAATGATTGTCATGCAAATTATCTCTGCGGCCATAATGTTTTTATTCTTACCCTTTTTATCTCTCCAACTGGTTTATGGGAAATTATATAATACTACAATTCTGATATTATTTGGTGGCCTGATTTATTTCTCTCTGCTGCTTATTCTTGATTCTGAAATCCGATTCAAAATGAAGAAATTGATTCAAGAACACCGATAA